Proteins from a single region of Kwoniella newhampshirensis strain CBS 13917 chromosome 10 map unlocalized Ctg15, whole genome shotgun sequence:
- a CDS encoding glyceraldehyde-3-phosphate dehydrogenase, with protein MVTQVGINGFGRIGRIVLRNAIEHGDLEVVAINDPFIDLGYMVYMFKYDSTHGRFKGDVSSKDGKLVINGKSITVFGEKDPSNIKWGEAGADYVVESTGVFTTIDSATAHIKGGAKKVIISAPSADAPMFVCGVNLDKYKSEYKIISNASCTTNCLAPLAKVIHDNFTIIEGLMSTIHATTATQKTVDGPSHKDWRGGRGAAANIIPSSTGAAKAVGKVIPELNGKLTGLSFRVPTSDVSVVDLVARIEKGASYDEIKAVIKKASESPELKGILGYTEDDVVSTDFVGSTESSIFDAKAGIALNANFVKLVSWYDNEYGYSRRVCDLVAYIAAVDAKAQ; from the exons ATGGTCACTCAAGTCGGTATCAACGGTTTCG GACGTATCGGTCGAATCGTCCTCAG GAACGCCATCGAGCATGGTGACCTCGAGGTCGTCGCCATCAACGA CCCCttcatcgacctcggcTACATG GTCTACATGTTCAAGTACGACTCTACCCACGGTCGATTCAAGGGCGATGTCTCCAGCAAGGACGGCAAGCTCGTCATCAACGGCAAGAGCATCACCGTCTTCGGTGAGAAGGACCCCTCCAACATCAAGTGGGGTGAGGCCGGTGCCGACTACGTTGTCGAGTCCACGGGTGtcttcaccaccatcgactCGGCTACTGCCCACATCAAGGGTGGTGCCAAGAAggtcatcatctctgccCCCTCTGCCGATGCCCctat GTTCGTCTGCGGTGTCAACCTCGACAAGTACAAGTCCGAGTACAAGATCATCTCCAACGCTTCTTGTACCACCAACTGTCTTGCTCCCCTCGCTAAGGTCATTCACGACAAC TTCACCATCATTGAGGGTCTCATGAGCACCATCCACGCTACTACTGCCACCCAGAAGACTGTCGATGGTCCTTCCCACA AGGACTGgcgaggtggtcgaggtgcTGCCGCCAACATCATCCCCTCTTCTACCGGTGCCGCCAAGGCCGTCGGAAAGGTCATCCCCGAGCTCAACGGCAAGCTCACCGGTTTGTCCTTCCGAGTTCCCACTTCCGATGTCTCTGTCGTCGACCTTGTTGCTCGAATTGAGAAGGGCGCTTCTTACGATGAGATCAAGGCCGTCATCAAGAAGGCTTCTGAGAGCCCCGAGTTGAAGGGTATTTTGGG TTACACcgaagatgatgtcgtCTCCACTGACTTCGTCGGTTCCACTGAgtcctccatcttcgacGCCAAGGCCGGTATCGCTTTGAACGCCAACTTCGTCAAGCTCGTCTCTTGG TACGACAACGAGTACGGTTACTCTCGACGAGTTTGTGACCTTGTTGCTTACATCGCCGCCGTTGACGCCAAGGCTCAGTAA